In Sphingopyxis sp. FD7, a single window of DNA contains:
- the pgi gene encoding glucose-6-phosphate isomerase codes for MTTASDAWQALADWHPQKLTDLVAADPEARLQVLVRNVADIRFDFAKTHLDGAALAILSGLAEAQDFGGRRKTLFSGGIANPTENRAAEHSAERGDGAPETVHAAQALHQRMRMMIDAIEAGAFGEIRHLLHIGIGGSALGPDLLVDALGRHSDRYDVAVVSNVDGAALDEAFARFSPEHTLVAVASKTFTTTETLLNANSALQWLDEAGVADPVGRFIALTANPGRAMEWGIDETRILPFSETVGGRYSLWSSIGFPAALALGWDAFADLLEGAAEMDRHFRLADGADNICLLAAFADQIYANRLGCQTRAVFAYDERLRLLPDYLQQLEMESNGKSVTLDGKPLARQSAPITWGGVGTDAQHAVFQLLHQGTQLVPVEFVVAREPDHLLDEAHHETLVANCIAQGAALMTGRASDDGARNYPGDRPSTTILLDQVTPRSLGALIAFYEHRVFANAVLLGINPFDQFGVELGKEMAKGLAEGTADFDPATLALMKAALGD; via the coding sequence ATGACGACCGCCTCCGACGCCTGGCAGGCCCTTGCCGACTGGCATCCGCAGAAACTGACAGATCTGGTCGCCGCCGACCCCGAAGCGCGCTTGCAGGTGCTCGTGCGCAACGTCGCCGACATCCGCTTCGACTTCGCCAAGACGCATCTCGACGGCGCGGCTCTCGCAATCCTGTCGGGCCTCGCCGAGGCGCAGGATTTCGGCGGGCGGCGCAAGACGCTCTTTTCGGGGGGTATCGCCAATCCGACCGAGAACCGCGCCGCCGAACATAGCGCCGAGCGTGGCGATGGCGCGCCCGAAACGGTCCATGCCGCGCAGGCGCTGCATCAAAGAATGCGAATGATGATCGACGCGATCGAGGCAGGGGCGTTCGGCGAGATCCGCCACCTGCTCCACATCGGCATCGGCGGCTCCGCGCTCGGTCCCGACCTGCTCGTCGATGCGCTCGGCCGCCACAGCGACCGCTATGACGTCGCGGTCGTCTCGAACGTCGATGGCGCCGCGCTCGACGAAGCGTTTGCGAGGTTCAGTCCTGAACATACGCTCGTTGCCGTTGCGTCCAAGACCTTCACCACCACCGAAACCCTGCTCAACGCCAATTCGGCGCTGCAATGGCTCGACGAGGCGGGGGTCGCCGATCCGGTCGGCCGTTTCATCGCGCTCACCGCCAATCCGGGCCGCGCGATGGAATGGGGGATCGACGAAACGCGCATCCTGCCGTTCAGCGAGACCGTCGGCGGGCGTTATTCGCTCTGGTCGTCGATTGGCTTTCCCGCGGCGCTTGCGCTCGGCTGGGACGCCTTCGCCGACCTGCTCGAAGGCGCGGCGGAAATGGATCGCCACTTTCGCCTCGCCGATGGCGCCGACAATATCTGCCTGCTCGCCGCCTTCGCCGACCAGATCTACGCCAACCGCCTCGGCTGCCAGACGCGCGCGGTCTTTGCCTATGACGAACGGCTGCGGCTGCTTCCCGACTATCTGCAACAGCTCGAGATGGAATCGAACGGCAAGTCGGTCACGCTGGACGGCAAGCCGCTCGCGCGGCAAAGCGCGCCGATCACCTGGGGCGGCGTGGGCACCGATGCCCAGCATGCGGTGTTTCAGCTGCTCCATCAGGGCACGCAGCTGGTGCCGGTCGAATTCGTCGTCGCGCGCGAGCCCGATCACCTGCTCGACGAAGCGCATCACGAAACGCTTGTCGCCAATTGCATCGCGCAGGGTGCCGCGCTGATGACCGGGCGCGCGAGCGACGACGGCGCGCGCAACTATCCGGGCGACCGTCCTTCAACCACGATCCTGCTCGATCAGGTCACCCCGCGAAGCCTGGGCGCGCTGATCGCCTTTTACGAGCATCGCGTCTTCGCCAATGCCGTGCTGCTCGGCATCAACCCGTTCGATCAGTTCGGCGTCGAGCTGGGCAAGGAGATGGCGAAGGGGCTTGCCGAAGGGACGGCCGACTTCGATCCGGCGACGCTAGCGCTGATGAAAGCCGCGCTCGGCGATTAG
- the gor gene encoding glutathione-disulfide reductase gives MSDFDFDLFVIGAGSGGVRASRIAASHGARVAVAEEHRVGGTCVIRGCVPKKLLVYGAHFAEDLKDARKFGWDVPDCRFDWDVLRDNVLAEVDRLEGLYGQTLDNHKVRVFKTRATVVGPQKVRLADGQELTSERILIATGGWPHVPDFPGSEYAITSNEVFHLETLPKRVVIAGGGYIANEFAGIFNEFGSKVTIVNRGDTILRGYDEQIRDRLLQISMTKGIDFKFNAPFRSIEKNDDGSLTVLLENCEPIVADAVLMATGRVPNTKGLGLEDVGVALDAAGAIKVDEQNQSSVPSIYGVGDVTNRIQLTPVAIREGQAFADSVYGGKPTVVDYANVPSAVFSHPPIGAVGMTEAQARNKLGSIRVYTSDFRAMKNVLAGRNERALYKMIVNAATDQVVGLHMIGPDAPEILQAAAVAVKAGLTKADFDATVALHPSMAEELVLLK, from the coding sequence ATGTCCGATTTCGACTTCGATCTCTTTGTCATCGGCGCGGGTTCGGGCGGCGTGCGCGCGTCGCGCATCGCGGCCTCGCACGGCGCGCGCGTCGCCGTGGCGGAGGAGCATCGGGTCGGCGGCACCTGCGTCATCCGCGGCTGCGTGCCCAAAAAGCTGCTCGTCTATGGCGCGCATTTCGCCGAAGACCTGAAGGACGCGCGCAAGTTCGGCTGGGACGTTCCCGATTGCCGTTTCGACTGGGACGTGCTGCGCGATAATGTGCTCGCCGAGGTCGACCGGCTCGAGGGTCTTTATGGCCAGACGCTCGACAACCACAAGGTCAGGGTCTTCAAGACCCGTGCGACCGTTGTCGGACCGCAGAAGGTCCGCCTCGCCGACGGGCAGGAACTCACCTCCGAACGGATCCTGATCGCGACCGGCGGCTGGCCGCACGTTCCGGATTTTCCGGGCAGCGAATATGCGATCACGTCGAACGAGGTGTTCCATCTCGAAACGCTGCCAAAGCGCGTCGTGATCGCGGGCGGCGGCTATATCGCCAACGAGTTTGCCGGCATCTTCAACGAGTTCGGCAGCAAGGTGACGATCGTCAACCGCGGCGACACGATCCTGCGCGGCTATGACGAGCAGATCCGCGACCGCTTGCTCCAGATTTCGATGACCAAGGGCATTGATTTCAAGTTCAACGCGCCGTTCCGCTCAATCGAAAAAAATGACGACGGGTCGCTCACCGTGCTGCTGGAGAATTGCGAGCCGATCGTCGCCGATGCGGTGCTGATGGCGACCGGACGTGTCCCCAACACCAAGGGACTCGGTCTGGAAGACGTCGGCGTTGCGCTCGATGCGGCGGGCGCCATCAAGGTGGATGAGCAAAACCAGTCGTCGGTACCGAGCATCTATGGCGTCGGCGACGTCACCAACCGCATTCAGCTGACTCCGGTGGCGATCCGCGAGGGGCAGGCCTTTGCCGACAGCGTCTATGGCGGCAAGCCCACCGTCGTCGATTACGCCAACGTCCCGAGCGCGGTGTTCAGCCACCCGCCGATCGGCGCGGTCGGCATGACCGAGGCCCAGGCGCGCAACAAGCTGGGCTCGATTCGCGTCTACACCAGCGATTTTCGTGCGATGAAAAATGTCCTTGCGGGTCGTAACGAGCGCGCACTCTACAAGATGATCGTCAACGCCGCGACCGATCAGGTCGTCGGCCTGCACATGATTGGCCCCGACGCGCCGGAGATATTGCAGGCCGCGGCAGTCGCGGTGAAAGCTGGGCTGACCAAGGCGGATTTCGACGCGACGGTGGCGCTGCACCCGAGCATGGCCGAAGAGCTGGTGTTGCTGAAATAG
- a CDS encoding helix-turn-helix domain-containing protein: MRQRIFAGNRLKALRLDRGLKQAEFAATLGISTSYLSQIEHDDRPLTPALLDRLQKLFPLEWEEVASDAGDRRAGALREAAADPLFAASPLPPDQLERAALQQPQLADQFVALHAAYRRAGQRLQIIDEALTGGTAEGSRLPWEEVRDWFHDAGNYVDRLDRAAEALASQIRGQAASPPVERIEQRLRDALGISIVYRQAPALRDYDATMRHLVVDPSQPAESRRFQLAHQLAALALAEDIAAVVEASPLRTAAARQLLHVGLANYAAGALLMPYAPFRASARTVRHDIDRLRLEYGVSFEQTCHRLSTLQRPGARGIPMFFCRVDMAGNITKRHSATRLQFARFGGACPLWIVHEAVAIPDRILFQLAETPDGLRYVSMAKGLVKPSGSYARSPRRYAVALGCEAQYAGDFVYADGVDVGAPQAATRIGSSCRICPRDDCDQRAFPPSDRPILVDPDRRDVVPYRIG, encoded by the coding sequence GTGCGCCAACGAATCTTTGCGGGAAATCGTCTCAAGGCGCTGCGCCTCGATCGCGGTCTCAAACAGGCCGAGTTCGCCGCGACGCTCGGCATCTCGACCTCCTACCTCAGTCAGATCGAGCATGACGATCGCCCGCTGACCCCGGCACTGCTCGACCGGTTGCAAAAGCTCTTCCCGCTCGAATGGGAAGAGGTCGCGAGCGACGCGGGCGACCGCCGCGCTGGCGCGCTGCGCGAAGCGGCCGCCGATCCGCTGTTTGCGGCGTCGCCTCTGCCCCCCGACCAGCTCGAGCGTGCGGCACTCCAGCAGCCGCAGCTCGCCGACCAGTTCGTCGCCCTCCACGCCGCCTATCGCCGCGCAGGCCAGCGGCTCCAGATCATCGACGAGGCGCTCACCGGCGGCACGGCCGAGGGCAGCCGCCTGCCGTGGGAAGAGGTGCGCGACTGGTTCCACGACGCGGGCAATTATGTCGACCGGCTCGACCGCGCCGCCGAGGCACTTGCGAGCCAGATCCGTGGACAAGCCGCCTCGCCGCCCGTCGAACGGATCGAACAACGGCTCCGCGACGCGCTCGGCATTTCGATTGTCTATCGCCAGGCTCCTGCGCTCCGCGATTATGACGCGACGATGCGTCACCTCGTCGTCGATCCGTCGCAGCCCGCCGAGAGTCGCCGTTTCCAGCTGGCACACCAGCTCGCCGCGCTTGCGCTCGCCGAGGACATTGCGGCAGTCGTCGAGGCCTCGCCGCTGCGCACCGCGGCGGCGCGGCAATTGCTCCACGTCGGCCTCGCCAACTATGCCGCGGGCGCGTTGCTCATGCCCTACGCCCCCTTCCGCGCCAGTGCGCGCACGGTGCGCCATGACATCGACCGGCTGCGGCTCGAATATGGCGTGAGCTTCGAGCAGACGTGCCACCGCCTCTCGACGCTCCAGCGTCCCGGCGCGCGCGGCATCCCGATGTTCTTCTGCCGCGTCGACATGGCGGGCAATATCACCAAGCGGCACAGCGCGACGCGGCTGCAATTCGCCCGCTTCGGCGGCGCCTGTCCCTTGTGGATTGTCCATGAAGCGGTCGCGATCCCCGACCGCATCCTGTTCCAGCTCGCCGAAACGCCCGATGGCCTCCGCTATGTGTCGATGGCGAAGGGGCTGGTGAAACCGTCGGGCAGCTATGCGCGGTCCCCGCGGCGCTACGCCGTGGCTTTGGGGTGCGAGGCGCAATATGCCGGTGATTTCGTCTATGCCGACGGGGTGGATGTGGGCGCGCCGCAGGCCGCAACGCGCATCGGCTCCTCGTGCCGTATCTGCCCGCGCGATGACTGCGACCAGCGTGCGTTTCCGCCAAGCGACCGGCCGATCCTGGTCGATCCGGACCGGCGCGATGTGGTGCCGTACCGGATTGGGTGA
- a CDS encoding acyl-CoA carboxylase subunit beta, translating into MSANIAEMERRRAAAALGGGQKRIDAQHSKGKLTARERLDVLLDEGSFEELDTYVEHDCVDFGMQDQKIPGDGVVTGSGTINGRLVYVFSQDFTVFGGSLSKRHAEKICKVMDKAMLVGAPVIGLNDSGGARIQEGVASLGGYADVFQKNVLASGVVPQISLIMGPCAGGAVYSPAMTDFIFMVKDSSYMFVTGPDVVKTVTNEVVTQEELGGAITHTTKSSVADLAFENDIEALLSVRDFFDYLPENNRAGVPVRPTSDPFDRAEMSLDTLIPPNANQPYDMHELIRKTVDEGDFFEVQPAHAANIICGFGRIEGRTIGIVANQPMVLAGVLDINSSKKAARFVRFCDAFEIPIVTFVDVPGFLPGTAQEYNGIIKHGAKLLFAYAEATVPKITVITRKAYGGAYDVMASKHLRGDLNYAWPTAEIAVMGAKGAVEIIFRSDIGDPEKIAERTKEYEDRFANPFVAAQRGYIDEVIYPHSTRRRIALGLRKLRNKQLGNPWKKHDNIPL; encoded by the coding sequence ATGTCCGCCAATATCGCCGAAATGGAACGCCGCCGCGCCGCCGCCGCGCTGGGCGGCGGGCAGAAGCGCATCGACGCGCAGCACAGCAAGGGCAAGCTGACCGCGCGCGAGCGGCTCGACGTGCTGCTCGACGAGGGATCGTTCGAGGAGCTCGACACCTATGTCGAGCATGACTGCGTCGATTTCGGGATGCAGGACCAGAAGATTCCCGGTGACGGCGTCGTGACCGGATCGGGGACGATCAACGGCCGTCTCGTCTATGTGTTCAGCCAGGATTTCACCGTTTTCGGCGGGTCGCTGTCGAAACGCCATGCCGAGAAGATCTGCAAGGTGATGGACAAGGCGATGCTGGTCGGCGCGCCGGTCATCGGCCTGAACGACAGCGGCGGCGCGCGTATCCAGGAGGGCGTCGCGTCATTGGGCGGCTACGCCGATGTGTTCCAGAAGAATGTGCTGGCGTCGGGCGTGGTGCCGCAGATCAGCCTGATCATGGGGCCTTGCGCGGGCGGGGCGGTTTACAGCCCGGCGATGACCGACTTCATCTTCATGGTGAAAGACAGCAGCTATATGTTCGTCACCGGTCCCGACGTCGTGAAGACGGTGACCAACGAGGTGGTGACGCAGGAGGAGCTCGGCGGCGCGATCACGCACACGACGAAAAGCTCGGTCGCCGACCTCGCGTTCGAGAATGACATCGAGGCGCTGCTCAGCGTCCGCGATTTCTTCGATTATCTGCCCGAAAATAACCGCGCCGGGGTTCCCGTACGCCCGACGAGCGACCCGTTCGATCGCGCCGAAATGAGCCTCGACACGCTGATCCCGCCCAATGCGAACCAGCCCTATGACATGCACGAGCTGATCCGGAAGACCGTCGACGAGGGTGATTTCTTCGAGGTGCAGCCGGCGCACGCCGCAAACATCATCTGCGGCTTCGGGCGGATCGAGGGGCGCACGATCGGCATTGTCGCCAATCAGCCGATGGTGCTCGCGGGCGTGCTCGACATCAATTCGTCGAAGAAAGCCGCGCGCTTCGTGCGCTTCTGCGATGCGTTCGAGATTCCGATCGTCACCTTCGTCGACGTCCCCGGCTTCCTGCCCGGCACCGCGCAGGAGTATAACGGCATCATCAAGCATGGCGCGAAACTGCTCTTCGCCTATGCCGAGGCGACCGTGCCGAAGATCACGGTCATCACGCGCAAGGCCTATGGCGGCGCCTATGACGTGATGGCGTCGAAGCATCTGCGCGGTGACCTCAACTATGCCTGGCCGACCGCCGAGATCGCGGTGATGGGCGCGAAGGGCGCGGTCGAGATCATCTTCCGCAGCGACATCGGCGACCCCGAAAAGATTGCCGAGCGCACGAAGGAATATGAGGACCGCTTCGCCAACCCCTTCGTCGCGGCGCAGCGCGGCTATATCGACGAGGTGATTTACCCGCACTCGACGCGGCGGAGGATCGCGTTGGGGTTAAGGAAGCTGCGGAACAAGCAGTTGGGGAATCCGTGGAAGAAGCATGACAATATTCCGCTGTGA
- the mce gene encoding methylmalonyl-CoA epimerase, with amino-acid sequence MKLGRLNHIGVATPSIADSIVFYRDVMGATKIHEPFDLPEQGVKVCFVDTPGAGGAMDGTQIELIEPLPGNTSIAGFLEKNPAGGQHHVCYEVPDIHAARAAFEALGKRVLGEPRIGAHGTLIFFLHPKDMGGVLTEIMETPKGAH; translated from the coding sequence ATGAAACTAGGCCGCCTCAACCACATCGGCGTCGCGACGCCGTCGATCGCCGACAGCATCGTCTTTTACCGCGACGTGATGGGCGCGACGAAGATCCACGAGCCGTTCGACCTGCCCGAGCAGGGAGTGAAAGTGTGTTTTGTCGATACGCCGGGTGCGGGCGGGGCGATGGACGGCACGCAGATCGAGCTGATCGAGCCTTTGCCCGGTAACACCTCGATCGCGGGGTTTCTGGAGAAGAACCCGGCGGGGGGGCAGCATCATGTCTGTTACGAGGTGCCCGACATTCATGCGGCCAGGGCGGCGTTCGAGGCGCTGGGCAAGCGGGTGCTGGGGGAGCCGCGGATCGGGGCGCATGGGACGCTGATTTTCTTCCTGCACCCCAAGGATATGGGCGGGGTGCTGACCGAGATTATGGAGACGCCGAAGGGGGCGCATTGA
- the scpA gene encoding methylmalonyl-CoA mutase, producing MTDKPTLDQWAEAAAKEVKGKDLTWHTPEGIAVKPLYTAEDVREDPGLPGFAPFTRGVRASMYAGRPWTIRQYAGFSTAEESNAFYRRNLAAGQKGLSVAFDLATHRGYDSDHPRVVGDVGKAGVAIDTVEDMKILFDGIPLDQMSVSMTMNGAVIPILAFFIVAGEEQGVDRKLLDGTIQNDILKEFMVRNTYIYPPEPSMRIISDIFGYTSREMPKFNSISISGYHMQEAGATQVQELAFTIADGAEYVRYGVASGLDIDKFAGRLSFFFAIGMNFFMEIAKLRAARVLWHRVMTNLGARDERSKMLRTHCQTSGVSLTEQDPYNNVIRTTIEAMAAMLGGTQSLHTNALDEAIALPTDFSARIARNTQIVIQEETGMTKVVDPLGGSYYVEALTQELVDKAWEIIERVEREGGMAKAVAAGWPKAMIEEAAAARQARVDRGEDVIVGVNKYRLKDEDLLETLEVDNTKVREAQVARINRVKASRDEAACRAALDALRRAAAAPQSIETNLLAHAVEAARARATLGEISSAMEESFQRYATQPTPVKGVYAAPYEGDDRWQQVLDGVKAVERRMGRKPKLLVAKMGQDGHDRGANVIASAFGDMGFDVVSGPLFQTPEETVVLALENEVDVVGASSLAAGHKTLIPELIHKLKEAGRGDIKVIAGGVIPPQDYQYLRDAGVQGIYGPGSNVVECAADVLRLLGHNMPPLEDAA from the coding sequence ATGACCGACAAACCCACCCTCGACCAATGGGCCGAAGCCGCCGCCAAGGAAGTGAAGGGCAAGGACCTGACCTGGCACACGCCCGAGGGGATAGCGGTCAAGCCGCTCTACACCGCCGAGGACGTGCGCGAAGACCCCGGCCTCCCCGGTTTCGCGCCCTTCACGCGCGGGGTGCGGGCGTCGATGTATGCGGGGCGGCCATGGACGATCCGTCAATATGCGGGCTTTTCGACCGCCGAGGAATCGAACGCCTTTTACCGCCGCAACCTCGCGGCGGGGCAGAAGGGGCTGTCGGTCGCCTTCGACCTCGCCACCCACCGCGGCTATGACAGCGACCATCCGCGCGTCGTCGGCGACGTCGGCAAGGCGGGGGTCGCGATCGACACGGTCGAGGATATGAAGATCCTCTTCGACGGCATCCCGCTCGACCAGATGTCGGTCAGCATGACGATGAACGGCGCGGTGATCCCGATCCTCGCCTTCTTCATCGTCGCGGGCGAGGAGCAGGGGGTCGACCGCAAATTGCTCGACGGGACGATCCAGAACGACATCCTCAAGGAGTTCATGGTCCGCAACACCTATATCTACCCGCCCGAACCCTCGATGCGGATCATCAGCGACATCTTCGGCTACACGTCGCGCGAGATGCCCAAGTTCAACAGCATCTCGATCAGCGGCTATCATATGCAGGAAGCCGGCGCGACGCAGGTGCAGGAGCTGGCCTTCACCATCGCCGATGGGGCGGAATATGTGCGCTATGGCGTCGCGTCGGGGCTCGACATCGACAAGTTCGCCGGGCGCCTGAGCTTCTTCTTCGCGATCGGCATGAACTTCTTCATGGAGATTGCGAAGCTGCGCGCCGCGCGTGTGCTGTGGCACCGTGTTATGACCAACCTTGGCGCCAGGGACGAGCGCAGCAAGATGCTGCGCACCCATTGCCAGACGTCGGGGGTCAGCCTGACCGAGCAGGACCCCTATAACAATGTCATCCGGACGACGATCGAGGCGATGGCGGCGATGCTCGGCGGGACGCAGAGCCTGCACACCAACGCGCTCGACGAAGCGATCGCGCTGCCGACCGATTTTTCGGCCCGCATCGCGCGCAATACACAGATCGTCATCCAGGAAGAAACGGGGATGACCAAGGTCGTCGATCCGCTCGGCGGCTCTTACTATGTCGAAGCGCTGACGCAGGAACTGGTCGACAAGGCGTGGGAGATTATCGAGCGCGTCGAGAGGGAGGGCGGCATGGCCAAAGCCGTGGCGGCGGGCTGGCCCAAGGCGATGATCGAGGAAGCCGCCGCCGCCCGGCAGGCGCGCGTCGACCGCGGCGAGGATGTCATCGTCGGGGTGAACAAATATCGTCTGAAGGACGAGGATCTGCTCGAAACGCTCGAGGTCGACAACACCAAGGTCCGCGAGGCGCAGGTCGCGCGCATCAATCGCGTGAAGGCGAGCCGCGACGAGGCGGCGTGCCGGGCGGCGCTAGATGCGCTGCGGAGGGCGGCGGCGGCGCCGCAATCGATCGAAACGAACCTGCTGGCGCACGCCGTTGAAGCCGCGCGTGCGCGTGCGACGCTGGGAGAAATCTCGTCGGCGATGGAGGAAAGCTTCCAGCGTTACGCCACCCAGCCGACGCCGGTGAAGGGCGTCTATGCCGCGCCCTATGAAGGCGACGATCGCTGGCAACAGGTGCTCGACGGGGTGAAGGCGGTCGAGCGCCGGATGGGGCGCAAACCGAAGCTGCTCGTCGCCAAAATGGGGCAGGACGGGCATGACCGCGGCGCCAATGTGATCGCTTCGGCGTTCGGCGACATGGGGTTCGATGTCGTGTCGGGACCGCTGTTCCAGACGCCCGAAGAGACGGTGGTGCTGGCGCTCGAAAACGAGGTCGATGTCGTCGGCGCATCGAGCCTGGCGGCGGGGCACAAGACACTTATCCCCGAACTTATCCACAAGCTGAAGGAAGCGGGACGCGGCGACATCAAGGTGATCGCGGGCGGGGTGATCCCGCCGCAGGATTATCAATATCTGCGCGACGCGGGGGTGCAGGGGATTTACGGGCCGGGATCGAACGTCGTGGAATGCGCCGCCGACGTGCTGCGTTTGTTGGGGCATAATATGCCGCCTTTGGAGGATGCTGCGTGA
- the bioB gene encoding biotin synthase BioB, with product MPLPQAGGESRTDWTREEIAELFDLPFDELMWEAQSVHRRHHARGEIQLCTLLSIKTGGCVEDCGYCSQSKSADSGLKATKLMDVRAVLQAAAQAKDSGSKRFCMGAAWRNPKDRDMPAIVEMIEGVRAMGMETCMTLGMLTREQAQTLAVAGLDYYNHNIDTSPENYGNVITTRTFQDRLDTLEEVRAAGINVCSGGIVGMGETRADRVGFIHALATLPEHPGSVPINALVPVKGTVLGDMLADTPLAKIDDIEFVRTVAVARITMPRSMVRLSAGRESMSEATQALCFMAGANSIFTGDKLLTTANAGDSADAALFAKLGLKPMESEEPMRQSAQMEAAE from the coding sequence CTGCCCCTCCCGCAGGCGGGAGGGGAGAGCAGGACCGATTGGACCCGCGAAGAAATCGCCGAGCTGTTCGACCTGCCGTTCGACGAACTGATGTGGGAAGCGCAAAGCGTTCACCGCCGCCACCACGCGCGCGGCGAGATCCAGCTTTGCACCCTGCTCAGCATCAAGACCGGCGGCTGCGTCGAGGATTGCGGCTATTGCTCGCAAAGCAAATCCGCCGACAGCGGCCTGAAGGCCACTAAGCTGATGGACGTGCGCGCGGTGCTGCAGGCGGCGGCGCAGGCGAAGGATTCGGGGTCGAAGCGCTTTTGCATGGGCGCCGCCTGGCGCAATCCCAAGGATCGCGACATGCCCGCGATCGTCGAGATGATCGAGGGCGTGCGCGCGATGGGCATGGAAACCTGCATGACGCTGGGGATGCTGACCAGGGAGCAGGCGCAGACGCTGGCGGTCGCGGGGCTCGATTATTACAATCATAATATCGACACCTCGCCCGAAAATTACGGCAATGTCATCACGACGCGGACGTTTCAGGACCGGCTCGATACGCTGGAGGAAGTGCGCGCGGCGGGGATCAATGTGTGCAGCGGCGGCATCGTCGGCATGGGCGAGACGCGCGCCGACCGGGTGGGCTTCATCCACGCGCTCGCGACCCTGCCCGAACATCCGGGCAGCGTGCCGATCAACGCGCTGGTGCCGGTGAAGGGCACCGTGCTCGGCGACATGCTGGCGGACACCCCGCTCGCCAAAATCGACGACATCGAGTTCGTCCGCACGGTGGCGGTCGCGCGCATCACCATGCCGCGCAGCATGGTCCGGCTGTCGGCGGGGCGCGAGAGCATGTCGGAGGCGACGCAGGCGCTCTGCTTCATGGCGGGCGCGAACAGCATCTTCACCGGCGACAAGCTGCTGACGACGGCGAACGCCGGAGACAGCGCCGACGCGGCGCTGTTCGCGAAACTCGGCCTCAAGCCGATGGAGAGCGAAGAGCCGATGCGCCAGAGCGCGCAGATGGAGGCGGCCGAGTAA
- a CDS encoding IS3 family transposase (programmed frameshift), giving the protein MPAKKHRPEEIIGKLREAEVVLAQGATTAEACRRIGVTEQTYYRWRKEYGGLKTDQARRMKDLEKENARLRRAISDLTLDKLILQEAAPGKLLSPARRRRCIDHIRMMMPVSERRLCRVLGQHRSTQRKAPRGANDEAALTEDIIALARQYGRYGYRRVTALLRDAGWHVNRKRVERIWRREGLKVPQRQPKRGRLWLNDGSCIRLRPEYPGHVWSYDFVEGRTHDGRKYRILSIIDEASRECLALPVARKLRSDDVLAALAELFVTRGPPAHIRSDNGPEFIATAVQQWLAQIGVKTLYITPGSPWENGYCESFNGSLRDELLNGEIFYSLAEARILIEAWRRHYNTVRPHSSLGYRPPAPEAVPSPVSPSGSASLHLRPTLAMEASMH; this is encoded by the exons ATGCCGGCCAAGAAGCATCGCCCGGAAGAGATTATCGGCAAGCTGCGTGAAGCGGAGGTCGTGTTGGCGCAGGGGGCGACGACGGCTGAAGCGTGTCGCCGGATCGGCGTTACGGAACAGACCTATTATCGGTGGCGTAAGGAATATGGCGGTCTGAAGACCGACCAGGCGCGGCGGATGAAGGACTTGGAGAAAGAGAATGCGCGGCTTCGGCGTGCGATATCGGACCTGACGCTGGACAAGCTGATATTGCAGGAGGCTGCCC CGGGGAAACTTCTGAGCCCCGCGCGCCGAAGGCGCTGTATCGATCACATCAGAATGATGATGCCGGTGTCTGAGCGGCGGCTGTGCCGTGTGCTCGGGCAACATCGATCGACACAGCGCAAGGCGCCCCGCGGGGCGAACGACGAAGCAGCTCTGACCGAGGACATCATTGCGCTGGCCCGGCAATATGGTCGTTATGGCTATCGCCGGGTGACGGCGTTGCTGCGCGATGCGGGGTGGCATGTGAACCGCAAGCGGGTCGAGCGCATCTGGCGGCGCGAGGGGCTGAAGGTACCGCAAAGGCAGCCGAAGCGCGGGCGGCTCTGGCTGAACGACGGATCGTGCATCCGGCTTCGGCCCGAGTATCCCGGCCATGTCTGGTCCTACGACTTCGTCGAAGGGCGGACCCACGATGGTCGCAAATACCGGATCCTTTCGATCATCGACGAGGCGAGCCGGGAGTGCCTGGCGTTGCCGGTGGCACGCAAGCTCAGGAGCGATGACGTTCTGGCGGCGCTCGCCGAGCTGTTCGTCACGCGTGGGCCACCAGCGCACATACGGTCCGACAATGGCCCGGAGTTTATCGCGACGGCGGTGCAGCAATGGCTCGCCCAGATCGGCGTGAAGACGCTGTATATCACGCCCGGATCACCATGGGAGAATGGCTATTGCGAGAGCTTCAACGGATCGCTGCGTGATGAACTGCTCAACGGCGAAATCTTCTACTCGCTCGCCGAGGCCCGGATCCTGATCGAGGCCTGGCGGCGACATTACAACACCGTCCGGCCGCACAGCTCGCTGGGATACCGACCACCCGCGCCGGAGGCCGTTCCATCGCCAGTGTCGCCCTCCGGTTCCGCTTCGCTCCACCTACGGCCGACACTGGCGATGGAGGCGTCAATGCACTAA